DNA from Daucus carota subsp. sativus chromosome 1, DH1 v3.0, whole genome shotgun sequence:
GAATCTCATTCCCAAAAGCATTAGAATACTGATGAAGATCCAGTATTGAACACAGGGCTCGTGTTATATAGAGACTCTTATTCATTCTTAAATTTCATCTCAACTTCAATATGAACATTTATGTGAATCTAAAAAAACCTAAACATAATTGAACTTGCATATATGTGAATCTAAAATGTCTTTCATATAATTGcataaatacatacataaaaCAGAATATCACACCattatgttatataattattgaatCTGTGTCATGAATTTTGTCAAACACTTAAAAAGCATGTTACAAAATACTTCATAACCATAAATTTACCCAAGAACAATATccataacaaatatatatctacGAAGGTGACATCTTCACTTTCTTAACATCTGTTTGAAGAAGCAGGAACAGAAGATACAGTACAGTCTTCCCTGAACTGGTAGAACTAATGCAGTGAACGAAAAATTGTTAAGAATGACCTAATTCAAAGAACAATCATGCAGAAGAAGTTATACAAAAAAATCCGTGGGAAAATACATTATGGAACCTGACCTCATCCATGAAACATGAAAATGCGAACAGAAGACTATAGAATCAATGTATCTGCTTCTATGAATGAAGAGTGAAAAACTCTTTctgaatttgaaatttaaattgaaaTGAGATTTCGTGAGATTAAAAGCACATAACAGTTGTGTGTTTTAGAGTATAAGCATTATCCTTCGGTATGTTTTGTGACCCAGCAGTTGAAAACCATGTTTGTATATATCTAATGCTGTCGTACAAAGTCTTTGTGCTTTTTAAACTTGAATACACGTGGGGAACAAAACTGAGTTTAACATGTAGGGTGATGAAGGCAGTGGTAGTAAAAAGCCATCAAAAATGGGAGGAGTATCTATCTATTTATAGATTCTATTGTGATGAAGGCAGTGGTAGTAAAAAGCCATCAAAAATGGGAGGAGTATCTATCTATTTATAGATTGTATTGTATGTTGTTCATGCTACAGGGAAGCAATTTCGTTCTAATACATTCTTCACCAGGAAATTACACTGGTAATTCTTGTTATTTGCCGAAAACACTTTGGTTACTGTGTATATACCATTTTTATATTGCAAAGGATCATTATGCTTTCAGAGTCATTTTTTGTTcgaaaaatacaatattttgcTTGTACTGCGGATTACTGCATCATGATCTTAGAACCTTCCCCCTCTAGCCTCTCAATCTGCAGTAATGATGGAAGACAAAGTTCCTAGCAAAGCAGGTGTTAATTTTTGCTGAAAGCCTCCATAGTTTGTCATCCCACTCCCTCAACTCCTTGCGGCCTAATGTCTAATTTGCTCTGGCTTCTTACTTGCAGGCTGAGATTTTCTGTTCCAACGGATCATTATGCTTATGCAGAAGCAGAAGAAATGTTTCACTGTGATGGTTTGCACAGGTTTATTTGGTTTGGCATTGTAACATAGGGATGGAGGTCAATACAAAATACATGAGTGTCCAACTGAGTCTGGCAGCATAGATGCATGATTGTTTgcattatgtgattttatgctataattacatttttttatatgaaagataaataaaaaaatttcatgtcTAGTAGAATTAGACTGATAATGTATATAATagggttgagaaattggaaaaaattaatatttttacaaaattttgatcACAACTAACATATGTAGATTTATTGCCTTCTTCATCTTCGGAAAATTCATGTATCCTACTTCATTCTATATTTTGGTAGTTAATAgtctattaatttatatatattatatataaattcaattttaaCAGTTTTTCACGGAATTTCCTATATATACAAGGGCTTACTCCACTATAAATCTGGAAACTAGTGATGAGAACTACAAACTCACTAATCATTACTAGATTGCTTATATAAAATCCTCACaactaaatgtaattacgaAATTATGTTCCATTTGATTCACTGAATATAACTAACAATATGATATcagtttttatatgatttctcCAAACGAATTCTCTgatatattatcataatatatatgttaacataaccataatacaaattttcagttttataataataaaactaaacaACGATAATATTTAGAAATCAGACAAAACTACACCAAACTATGTCACACCAGGCTTGATACTTAACTCTTGTGAATCAACTATTATAATGTCAATATGAAGAAAAACAGTGAGCTAATATGAGGTCACAGCTAGCGGCAAACTGTTTGAATTTGAAGATGTTTAAGCATTTTAATATTCCATGGAAAAAGATAAGTTCAATAATCAAATGTTAAGTAATTGCTAGCAGAGTAAACAAGCTCCCACAACAACCAATTCCCCAAGGCCATTATCAATTATAGAATCACCACATTAACAGGACTTTGTGTCCCTTGAATTCGTTCCGCAAGATGCTCTATGACACTCCTCTTCATTGTCATTCGATCCTCATATTCAGAGGTACGAACTCTGCGTGGGTTTTCTATTTTCTCAGGCCGACGAGTATAAAAAACAAACCTTTGAAGATTGGGAGCATTTTGAGCGAGGCAAATGGCAAGCTCTGCAGCAATCGCACATCCAGCATATCCACGATACTCTACAGTCTTCAGTTGCTCATGGCAACGTATTGCATTTTCTTGAGCATTGTCCGGGGCTACAATTTGCTGAGTATTGGACGGTGAAATTCGTCTTGCCTGGTCGGGATACATCAGCTGCAAGCCAACATAAATTCATGTCAAACACTGCCTGCCCTGCCAACTTCATAAGGGAAAGTGCAAAATTCAAACAATATCAAAAACTAGACGATAAAAATTGATAACTGTTCAGCTTAAATCAAAACAATCCAACTTATAAGAATTGAGACCATACAATCATTATATGgcaaaattaataaacaaaagcaacattaaatataaaaggTGCATTAAACCTTCAACTTGAATGTGTGCAACAGGGGACACGCCTCTATTAAGGAGGTCGATAGAATAAGGTCATAATCCCGTTGCCAAAGAACTATCTCTAATTGCTGAAGATTAGCAAAAGTCGGGAATCCACTAAATGCAGAGCGGAGCTACAAAATTAGAAAGGTGCAAAAGCATCAAGATTGTGCACAGAGTACAGAATAAACTTATTATGAACTTAAGAAACCAGCAGAACATATGACATTATAGCAGGTATTGAACTCACCTTGTGCCAGTTAACCGACAGTTTTTCAAGCTGAGAAGCAATGCCAGATAGGGTATCCGAATCAGGAAGATACACCCCTACAAAAATAGCATCCACAAGTGAAGGAATGCTACCATATTCCACATCAATACCATCGGCCTCACCAAATATAAAGGAAGTAAGATTTGGAGCAAATACACGGAGTATTTGGAATTTAAGAGGCCACATCCTTCCACAAAACTCCAAGTGTTTCAGCTCAAGGGATGACACAGCAAGTTCCCCGCGGGAGTGTTCTGAAGAGGCAGCATCATCATCAGCGCTGATACTGCAGTTGTGAAGCGACAGACGTTGAAGATTAAGACAATTAGTTAAAACCCATTGGATCAAAGGTCCTTCTATAATCACTGTTTCCAAGTGAAGAGATTTGAGTGCAGTAGTGCGAACTAAGGCACGATTGGTGGAAAGGATGTCGGAAAAATTGATTCTGGGATAATTTTTATGACGTTCATAATGATCAGGTCCAAAGTTGAGTTCCAAATGGTGAACCTCTTTAACAAAGACAAATTGGACCCAATTTTGAATATGAGCGCCATAACAAGTATTGAGGGGCATATGTATTCTTAGGCTATCAAGATATGGAGCTCGGTTTGCACTTATCACGCGGTTAACCCATTCAACAAACTTCTCCATTTCTGGTTGGGGATAAGATGTTGATCTTAGAGAGGCAATCGTTTCAGGATCGATCTTGAAATCTAGATCCATGAGGTGAGTCCAAACATGTTTCCACCTCTTGGAAAGAATGCTGGTTCTCCCTGCTGATTTCATATCACCAGTTAAGATGAGCACGTAAATCAGCACATCATCAGGTAAACCGCTTATCAAATCAACACCCTTCATAATCTTCTTTTTACGCACATTGGTGTTATAATCTTCAGTGAGATGAATCTTGTGAAATAACCTTCTCTTCTTTTTACGCACATTGGTGTTATATTCCTTACAAATATCCCGGAGACGTGTCCAAGCATCCATAGCACTATGATGCAGTTCTATCCGGGCAAGTAAATAGGGGGAGATAGTGGCATAAATCCACGTAAGAAGGACTGCATTTTGTCGACGCCAAGGAATGGTGTCATCATCACCAATACGTCTAGTGACTATAGTTTTATCAGCAAGTGATGGAGCAGGAATGGTTGGATCGATATGATGGAGAAGATTATGATCTCGAGCAGTGTTGCGGAAAAGAGTAGACCAGGTGTTGTAATCGACTTGAATAAGATCAAGAACAACAGGAATTAGCTTCTTAATGGAGGAGTATTGCCGAGGAACAAAATTCTTGTCCTCCTTCTTTTTAATTCTTGGTGCATATAACTTTTCATGTATGTAGACAAGGGAGTCCTGGTCTAGAGCTTTCGATGAAGCCATGAGAAAATGAGATTCGGAATACTGTATTTCTGAATTTTAGGGTTAGGGGTTGGGTTCACTTTATATATATCAGTGCCGGTTGGAGTTTCCgggttattattttttaattttttttcagataAACATTTGTTAGCATCCATTTTTCGTATACCTTAATTATGGCTCCCTTTCTCACAGATTATTTAACTTATATAAGATGGATATTTTGCAATATCAATTAGCATCCATTTGTCTGCGTACATCGTGTTAatacaatttattaaaagacaatatcttgtaaaaatttGCATGAATATGTATAGTTAGGAAGAATATATCTTTTCATTAATCTTTAAGATtccgtttggctgagtttataGTTTATGACATAACGTGACTTATGACTTGAGCTTAaaatgttagagcatctccaaccatgaagaccctttagctaaaagatgagttgtcatgccaaaaataaaaaatttagccaaccacttcaaaaattcacactccaaccacagtgacctgttgtctataaatttagccaacctcctatggatggctaaatttgtcgaacctttacaggtctgtaagaaatctgtaggaagattgcacatcatttattaccatattcaactgatatattctattttaacaatttaaaatattaataacatgctatttttaaattatagccaaccaatatagccaataccattgaagagaaatgtcttacaggttcaacaaattttacataacgtcttacaggtccaatttagccaacgattatagccaacaccgttggagatgctcttagtttgGTTAATTTTGACTTACGAATGactttatgagttattaaaaatataataaaataaataaaaatgatttatgagtaacttatgatttaggagtaatttttatcaaaaaaagtttaaaaaaatttagtcgcCGAAGAAattacctcaaactaacttctgagtTTAATTGAGTTTCTGACTTATTTGACTTTACACTTAAAAAAAGGGGACAAAAACAACGCTAAAAAATGATCAGTTTTagacaaacaaatatttttcagtttaaagacAGAGATAACATGCTCTAAGTCATGAGTCTTGCCGGCGTAAAACACGTGTTCAACTGTTTTAACCATATGTTTTTAGATACTTCATTAAACAGTTAAACAAGCATTAAGATCACCAAATAAACTAACATATATACATCACATAAATTTCAGTTTTCACATGAAACTCATCATGAAACTACCAAAAACGCTTCTACATTTATCTCATTTTTACCCCCTTCATGCCATTCTTTATTTACTGCTCTGAAAAGAATTTACAGAAGGGGTGATGTCAGATGTGTTTACTTAAATGAGAGGTGTCAAAAACAAGAAAGATACACACTTTGATAaaactatatacatataaagcAAGATTTGGCAGAAGGGGCAGAGCAGAATAAGGCATGGCTACAGAGACCAAAGCTAGTGTTGTTAAGGTCAGACCCACAAGCAATCAAATTGGGTCTTCTTCTTCAAAGGGCAAGGCCATTTCTTCTTCTAGCTCAGCCAAACATAAAGTCACCTCAACAACTGTTACCAAAACTGAGGTACC
Protein-coding regions in this window:
- the LOC135150773 gene encoding FBD-associated F-box protein At5g56370-like produces the protein MKSAGRTSILSKRWKHVWTHLMDLDFKIDPETIASLRSTSYPQPEMEKFVEWVNRVISANRAPYLDSLRIHMPLNTCYGAHIQNWVQFVFVKEVHHLELNFGPDHYERHKNYPRINFSDILSTNRALVRTTALKSLHLETVIIEGPLIQWVLTNCLNLQRLSLHNCSISADDDAASSEHSRGELAVSSLELKHLEFCGRMWPLKFQILRVFAPNLTSFIFGEADGIDVEYGSIPSLVDAIFVGVYLPDSDTLSGIASQLEKLSVNWHKLRSAFSGFPTFANLQQLEIVLWQRDYDLILSTSLIEACPLLHTFKLKLMYPDQARRISPSNTQQIVAPDNAQENAIRCHEQLKTVEYRGYAGCAIAAELAICLAQNAPNLQRFVFYTRRPEKIENPRRVRTSEYEDRMTMKRSVIEHLAERIQGTQSPVNVVIL